CGTGGGTGAGGGTATCCCTGcccatgtattaatgcttgtgtgCTCACTCCCCAGCGTGGGTGAGGGTATCCCTGCCTGTGTGCTCACTCCCCAGCGTGGGTGAGGGTATCCCTGCCCATGTATTAATGCCTGTGTGCTCACTCCCCAGCGTGGGTGAGGGTATCCTTGCCCCTGTGTATTAATGTCTGTGTGCTCACTCCCCAGCGTGGGTGAGGGTATCCCTGcccatgtattaatgcttgtgtgCTGACTCCCCAGCGTGGGTGAGGGTATCCCTGCCTGTGTGCTCACTCCCCAGCGTGGGTGAGGGTATCCCTGCCTGTGTACTCACTCCCCAGCGTGGGTGAGGGTATCCCTGCCTGTGTGCTCACTCCCCAGCGTGGGTGAGGGTATCCCTGCCCCTGTGTATTAATGCCTGTGTGCTCACTCCCGAGCGTGAAGGTATCCCTGCCCGTGTATTAATGCCTGTGTGCTCAATCCCCAGGGTGAAGGTATCCCTGCCCGTGTATTAATGCCTGTGTGCTCACTCCCCAGCATGGATGAGGGTATCTCTGCCCCTGTGTATTAATGCCTGTGTGCTCACTCCTCAGCGCAGGTGAGAGATGTTTCCGAGGAGAGGCGGCAGTGGTTCCCAGGGGTCAGACAGGTTTGAGTATCTGCAGGCCCTGGTCACTGAGTTCCAGGACACCGACAGCCAAGGTAGCAtgacctctctcctctctccgcaaTTAGGACCAAAATTCACATTTACTCCTAAAAGTACTTGACACATATAATCTGTATTATACATCACAAAGGTTTAGAATAAAATGACAGGCTGTATAAAGATATCTACAGAATCTGTTGGGTAGCTCACTAAAGATTCACTCTACTTCACTTTCACAGACCTCGTTGGCACTAGTcttgttaatttaggtaaggtagttAGTGGTAATCGGGGTCTGTAAATACTAACTCATTTTAAACATCCATAATGAACTGCCCATAAGTTATTCCCGATTGTGTTTAATGTAAATTATTGGGCCCTGTTTAGCACTGATGGAAGGGCAAAGCATATGCTCTAGGTAATAAAGGTGATAAAACCCATTTTGTTAATGACTTGCAGCCAGGAGCAGGTAACTTGTTATTTTGGTCAGTTCCTTGTTTTGTTGCTTTAATAATGGTTACTTTGTTTCCTCAGAGGCGAAGGAGCAGGTGCTGGCAAATCTGGCGAACTTCTCGTACAACCCGGCGAACTACGAGCACCTGCGGCGGCTGCAGGTCCCAGACCTCTTCCTGGACATGCTGACCGAGGACCAGGAGAACCTGGTGGAGTACGGCATGGGTGAGTGCAGCCAGCCTCGCCTGGAAAGACCAATCACAACACTGAGTACAGCCAGCCTCGCCCGGGGAGACCAATCACAACACCGAGTACAGCCAGTCTCACCCAGACAGACCAATCACAACACTGAGTACAGCCAGCCTCGCACAGACAGACCAATCACAATACTGAGTTCAGCCAGCCTCGTCCAGACAGACCAATCACAACACTGAGTACAGCCAGCCTCGCCTGGAGAGACCAATCACAACACTGAGTTCAGCCAGCCTCGTCCAGACAGACCAATCACAACACTGAGTACAGCCAGCCTCGCCCAGACAGACCAATCACAACACTGAGTTCAGCCAGTCTCGCCCAGACATATACCCCTCACAGCATGGACAGTACACCAGggaaaaaatacagtatagaCTGGTTTCACACTCCCTGATTAACCGTGCTAACTCCAGcctctgtatttgtattttattctgctAATAAACCGTACTATTCATTCTATTTAAACTGGCTGagtcagtgcagtgcagtgcattatgttcagataaaggggcattcagaacagaaaatagaaggcacttttttacacagaattgtgagggtctggaaccaactccccagtaatgttgttgaagctgagaccctgggatccttcaagaagctgcttgatgagattctgggatcaataagctacaaacaaccaaacgagcaagatgggctgaatcttgtaaactttctcatgttcttataaTTTCCCGCCTCTGAATAAAGTAGGCCTTTGGTCTCCAGCTACCCTCCGACGATCTGCGAGACTCCCGCAGCGTAAGCCGACCGAGCTGGACGGGCAGGCGGTAACAATATGTTAAGATTTTGAAGTCTGTGCAGGGAGTAAAGTAAACTTGGCACTGCTAGCTCTGTCCTTGCAGCAGTTGCTCTGGATGCATATTAGTCTTTAATATAATCATTCATTTCTGTTTGCAGGAGAACTAGCAGTTGTAATCTACTGTCTTTTTAAAGACACTGACACCTCTAGTTTTGTATTTCCAGTGGCAGCTGGGGATGTGTTTTAGTACCATTCTTTCCTAACACTCTTCTGTTTTGCAGGGGGACTGTGCAACCTATGCCTGGACAAAGTGAACAAGGCCTACATCCTCCAGAACCGGGGGGTAGAGTTGGTGACTGGCTGCCTGTCAAGCCCTCGTGAGGAGACAGTCCTGTCTGCCATCACTGCACTCATGTACCTGGTCACGCCCGCTGCCCGCTCGCAGATCACAGCACCCCCGGTGGTGGAGTGCATGGTGCGCTTCTCCCTCTCCGAAAACAAGAGGCTTAGCAACCTGGCTGAAGTCTTCCTGCAGGATTATTGCAGCCCCGAGCAGCTGGAGAGAGCTCGGAGCCTGCAGGAGCACAGTGCGCTGGGGATCCCTCTGCCCAGGGACtagagcagagagacagagacacgggGGCCCCCAGTCCTGCAGGCTTAGAGTACTGGTTAGTAAAGCGGTTGTGTTGGGTAACAAACAAAATCTGCGTTGGAGTGTCAGACCTTAATACCAGTCTCCCCATTGCAGTGCAGACTTTACTGCCAGTCTCACCATTGCAGTGGAAGGATCAGCGATACATCTCCCTGAGTGCAGCAGTATAACCAGGATGTTGAGTAAAGGTCTATAGGAGGTTTGTGTACTCAAGGTATTGTTTTCATGTGCCATGTTACCTGACTGTACAAACTGGTCTTTGTAAATAAGTGTATAATCTATGTATAATCTTACCTGTCATGTCAATTTAAATGATCAATAaaatgttcaggttttttttgCGTAATTCACTCGTGTGCCACGATATTGAATCTCTATAAAGCTGTGTATAATATGGGGACCCTTTTTGGAAGATTTAAATTCCTAGCCACTGTAATATAGTACAAATTATactttttgttttccagctaattcaaaatgaaagaatatttaacGTATTTGTTACACTTTTAAGGCATATTTGAACATGAAAACCTATGCACTAATATACATTAAATATGAATAATGTCAAATGGCCATTTAACAGCACTGTACCTCTCTTCGTATTAATGAAGAAGCTTAAACAAGTGCATTAATAAACCCTGGATCAGCCcatttgaacacattttaaaataaacttttattcaGATACAATAGCTAACCAAACAGTGAGTGACTTCAcatgaaaaaaagacatttgccGTGTTGTTTAAATAGACTCCACTCAAGGGTCAAGTACAATAGAGACCATTTCATTTTGTGTTACAGTTTTGTGCAAACATGTCGCACAATTAAAACAGATAAAGGACGACCCTGGAGCACTAATCTAAAAAAGAATCAAAGAGTAACAAGTGTTTgtttcagtgtcagtgtttcagtttCATTGTATGGTGCTTGCAATCACTCCGAGTGCTTATGGGATCCACCGCTCGGGTTCACTCTTACCTGGTTTGAGCATGTCAGGAGAATCCTAAGCGCCGGGCACTAGCAGGAACCTCAAAGTCTGCTATAGGCACATTTTGAGAAAAATATTCAAACGCAATATTGGAGCGACAGAACCCATGATTGCAAATACGTAAAATAGTAAGAAAACCGCTACTCCAATGACACAGAAGCTGGTTACTCTGAGAATCTCTAGTTTCTTGAGGAGGTAATTGTATCTTATTTCCAAAGTGACAATTTGATGTACTTGTCTTTTACTCTATGCTTCAACTCTTTGTGTGGAGGAAAGGTGCTATAAATACAAGTTCCACTCCTCCTTTTCCCTGAGTGTAAAGTTATTTACTTGTGTGATACAACTGTCTGTCCTGCCTGTAGCATATACCTAACCAGTGGcttcactctgtctctctcttcaaTGCTGGGTGCTGAAGTTTCCAGTggctcctctctgtctctctcctcaaTGCTGTGTGCTGATGTTTCCAGTggctcctctctgtctctctcctcaaTGCTGGGTGCTGATGTTTACAGTGGCTCCTCTATGTCTCTCTTCTCAGTGCTGATGTTTACAGTGGCTACTCTTAATTTGGCCTCCTCTTGCTGTCCAGGATGGCTCTCCAGTCATCGGCCCAGGACTGGAGTCTGCGCTGGGGGGGCTGAAGCTGCAGGTGCTGGTTGTGGCAGCAGGTGAAGAGGATGTGCTCCCAGCTGGGTGAGGCCTGCACCCCTGCAGAATCAACACAAGACAGGCCATCAGTGTGGACTGTCACAGCAGCATCAAATAAGCAGGGAAAATCTACCGCTGCCAGAAAGACCAATGTTGTGCCAGTGATCGTTTTATAGAAAACTTGCATCATCAgaattaacatttaatcatagcgTATAGATTCACAATACATCCACAAAACCAGACTGCCGCTACACTGGCTGGGGgagttagaaatactaaaagaaacttagctACAAGTCTTGGGGAGCAATATGTATCTTGCAGTGTGTTACATAAAATACACCTTGTTAGATAAACATATACTTTAGAGAAACTGGTTACATAGACAGCTAGTATGAAGGCAATTTGGCATCAATATTAAGAAGCAGCCGGACGGCAGGAAAGCTTTAGTGTTCCCTACATTGGTGATTGCACTGTATTCTGTGTTAAAATTTCAAAGGAAAATAGACAAAAGCCCTTAACTCACAACTATAAAAAGCAATATAATTTTCAAAGGATAGACTAGTTACAATAATCAGCCAGGAGGGGATGAAGGGGAGGGGTTTGATTGCTATGTGCAAACTGTATAAGCTTTGGAGAATTCATGTATCTCAGAACACTGACTCGTGTGCTTGTGAGAAGAGCCTCCTGCATAATGTAATACAAACGATGAGCGTATCAAAGGACTTGAAATTTCCTTATTTTACCATCTACTTTATTTTTACTCACATTACTTTTCAACATAGGctttttttaagcttttaataACTACACATATAAGTAAGCTGCTTAATCAAAAACTGTGCTCTACATTTAGTAAGCAGACTAAATAGAGGAAGGTGAAGCTCTCATCATAGCACACTGTACCTGCCATTGTCCCTCACACTTCAGGAGCACCAAGGACAGTGTGTTGTACCTGCTTCAGTTTATCATTGAGATCTTGTGACCAGAGCATGAAGTCCCTGAATCCCCTCTGCAGACTCACCCTTGACCGGAGCATGAAGTCCCTGAATCCCCTCTGCAGACTCACCCTTGACCGAAGCATGAAGTCCCTGAATCCCCTCTGCAGACTCACCCTTGATACTATCCTTATCATCAATCAGCAGGTCAGCATGCACTATGGTCTTGTCCCGCGTCAAAATCAGCCGCTGCACAAACTCTGCACCAAGATGCTTTTCCACCCACAAAAactggtaaaagaaaaaaaaataatattacaacatgttgGATTCTAGACAAATCACTTGGCCTTGCAGTagagattttattgtattttgtttttcctaACATGCAGCACACATATGGCATGCAACTCAAAGGTATGATCAGTGTCCCTGGTGAAGAGTACTAACCAAGATTTTCAAACATGATTATCACTTGATGGGGTTATTGTGGATGCAGCTGGACTTATGTTTcataacaattatatatacacatttatacattatatatatcaagccaagtacaaggttgtcctggaagaaaacttgcttccttctgctctgacaatgttccccaactctgaggattggtttttccagcaggacaatgctccatgccacacagccaggtcaatcaaggtgtggatggaggaccaccagatcaagaccctgtcatggccagcccaatctccagacctgaaccccattgaaaacctctggaatgtgatcaagaggaagatggatggtcacaagccatcaaacaaagccgagctgcttgaatttttgcgtcaggagtggcataaagtcacccaacatcaatgtgaaagactggtgaaagactggtggagagcatgccaagacgcatgaaagctgtgcttgaaaatcagggttattccaccaaatattgatttctgaactcttcctaagttaaaacattagtattgtgttgtttaaaaatgaatatgaacttattttctttgcattattcgaggtctgacaacacggcatcttttttgttattttgaccaattgtcattttctgcaaataaatgctctaaatgacaatatttttatttggaatttgggagaaatgttgtcagtagtttatagaataaaacaaaaatgttcattttacccaaacacatacctataaatagtaaaaccagagaaactgataattttgcagtggtctcttaattttttccagagctatatatatatatatatatatatatatatagcagcaggATGGCTGAGGGTAGATATTTCAGTCTACGGCTGGATAGGGCCTTATTCCCGTAGGCATGTTGGTAGGTAGAGGAGCTGGAGCTAATAAACACCCAGCCCTCACAGGCAGTCTGGTTCACTTTGTGAACTGGGACAAAGGTGCATGGGTCCAGCAGCATGGAAACAAACAACTGTTACAGAACAGGTCTAAACTTTTTCAAATTTACAGGGGAACGGTACAGCCGCCCGTGGTAAATTAGAGGATGTTTGTATTGGCAATCTGAAGCAGATTAAAAGTTTAGTTAGTCTCACCGAAGAggagattgttttttgtttgattttaaagGGTCAGATAAAGTCTGGCTCCagtatatattgaaaaaataaacacacgctACAGCGTTAAAATATATCCTTTGCATTGTCTCTGGTACCCCCACACTACAGCCCCATACAGCATCACAGTAGCCAAcaggaaaggcgctatattatgAGAGGTGTGTGTGAAAATGTGACACAGGCAGGCTGGCAGATCCCCAGATTTAGTTACTCTCCATTACttgtgctgaagaatgtcctCACCAAGGTTACTTGCCTACACACAGGCACCAATACCCCCCAGCGGAGGGCGAGATGCATTGGAATGTCTTGGTTAGCACTCATTTTAAGACACAAAGAAAAGCAGCCCCTCTGTATTACCTTCTCCTGGACACAGTGTTCATACTGCAGGATCGGGCTGGTGCAGAGAAACACTTCTGTGCTGGACAGGAAGAGAGAATGAGAGATGGATTTACAATCAGAGCAACACACATTCAATACACatcaaacaatacaaataagCTTTCAGTACACAGCAAACAATACAACTGAGCTTTCAGTATTATGAACGGGTGGATGACCATGGTGTATTTAGTCTTGTAAAAATGCTAATGTAACAGCTTTAAGTACACACAGCAGGAGAGGTTCCTCCCTATATCCCAGACTATGATACTCTCAATAGCTTTCTCGATTGAATGTCCTTGCCAAGCATCGCAGAATCTAAATTTTTGGTCTGTAAATTagtgatacagaaacaataggcactctgCTTCGACACTAAttaatttcaaaccctgtttatggcctcttcgcaaCCATCTCTAGacagaaccttgagctcagtctgtcagtttatatcctctctgttgtttcctccCTTTACCGGTGTTAGTGGAGGGGCTACAGACTGCTCAGGTAAATCAGACGCAGTCAAATGGGTAACTGACATTTCTTGATTAAACTCGTCGTTCTCAAGGAAATaggagtccaaatcaaaacaacaatagaaattttaaatgacattttcaagTGGTTATAATACACGTacaggtggcagtattgtttgaactaccgaCATGCAGCTCCATCCTGAACTTTTtaatggtccagtggttaaagaaatgggcttgttaccaggaggttccggtttcaatcccagctcagccactgact
The DNA window shown above is from Acipenser ruthenus chromosome 17, fAciRut3.2 maternal haplotype, whole genome shotgun sequence and carries:
- the armc7 gene encoding armadillo repeat-containing protein 7 — protein: MFPRRGGSGSQGSDRFEYLQALVTEFQDTDSQEAKEQVLANLANFSYNPANYEHLRRLQVPDLFLDMLTEDQENLVEYGMGGLCNLCLDKVNKAYILQNRGVELVTGCLSSPREETVLSAITALMYLVTPAARSQITAPPVVECMVRFSLSENKRLSNLAEVFLQDYCSPEQLERARSLQEHSALGIPLPRD
- the LOC117423126 gene encoding 5'(3')-deoxyribonucleotidase, cytosolic type-like gives rise to the protein MSGSGSVRVLVDMDGVLADFEGALLRKYRERYPGEPFIELSERRGFLARDQYRQISPELGPKLSSVYESPGFFLDLKPISGAIEAMKEMSNLRNTEVFLCTSPILQYEHCVQEKFLWVEKHLGAEFVQRLILTRDKTIVHADLLIDDKDSIKGVQASPSWEHILFTCCHNQHLQLQPPQRRLQSWADDWRAILDSKRRPN